One window of Chryseobacterium indologenes genomic DNA carries:
- a CDS encoding winged helix-turn-helix transcriptional regulator, translated as METKERAEENKICPLEVAVNTISGKWKIPIVWQINEGKKRPSEFLRGIAKVDRRVLNQQLSEMIDDGILTKQSFNELPPRVEYTLTPLGEQLVKILWQLNDWGKLLIPENEKV; from the coding sequence ATGGAAACAAAGGAGAGAGCTGAAGAAAATAAAATTTGCCCGTTGGAAGTCGCAGTGAATACCATCAGTGGAAAATGGAAAATTCCTATCGTTTGGCAGATCAATGAAGGAAAAAAACGTCCGAGTGAATTCCTACGTGGTATCGCTAAAGTTGACCGGAGAGTTTTGAATCAACAATTGTCTGAAATGATAGATGACGGTATTTTAACGAAACAGTCATTTAATGAGCTTCCTCCAAGGGTTGAATATACATTGACACCACTGGGTGAACAACTGGTGAAGATTCTTTGGCAGCTGAATGATTGGGGTAAATTACTGATTCCTGAAAATGAAAAAGTGTAA
- a CDS encoding DUF4846 domain-containing protein — protein MKKIITGITALLILTNCTKEKLSDRLLAEPDKNEHLIAENALKIHKDKNTIRERFSPPEGYEWSEEKSGSFGYFIENFKLKPYESQILKYDGNPISTQHLHEAVFDIDTGTKDLQQCADAAIRMRAEYLYKVKKFDEIKFHFTSGDLLSWNDYKNGTRAFVKRNSVSFRKTAAFDDSYQSFRNYLDLIFNYAGTISLNKETKPVAKNSDLKTGDILITPGSPGHIVFISGVCKNKEGKRLFLLSEGFTPAQSIHLLSNPFDPYFTPWYDLDIDAKETKTARYFFKPTNFRSF, from the coding sequence ATGAAAAAAATCATCACGGGAATCACAGCGCTTCTTATTCTTACCAACTGTACGAAAGAAAAATTATCAGACCGTTTACTGGCTGAACCGGATAAGAATGAGCACTTAATTGCAGAAAATGCTTTAAAAATCCATAAAGATAAAAATACCATCCGTGAAAGATTTTCTCCTCCTGAAGGCTATGAGTGGAGTGAAGAAAAATCTGGTTCTTTCGGATATTTTATTGAAAACTTTAAGCTGAAACCTTATGAAAGTCAGATTCTGAAATATGATGGTAATCCTATTTCTACCCAGCATCTTCATGAAGCTGTTTTTGACATTGATACAGGAACTAAAGACCTTCAGCAATGTGCTGATGCTGCCATCCGTATGAGAGCTGAGTATCTTTATAAAGTGAAAAAGTTTGACGAAATCAAATTTCATTTTACCAGCGGTGATCTTCTCAGCTGGAATGACTATAAAAACGGGACGAGAGCTTTTGTCAAAAGAAATTCGGTGAGCTTTAGAAAAACTGCTGCTTTTGATGATTCTTATCAGAGTTTCAGAAATTATCTGGATCTGATCTTTAATTATGCAGGAACGATTTCATTAAATAAAGAAACAAAACCTGTTGCAAAAAATTCTGATCTGAAAACCGGAGATATTCTGATTACACCGGGAAGTCCAGGACATATTGTTTTTATTTCTGGTGTCTGTAAGAATAAAGAAGGGAAAAGATTGTTTTTGTTGAGCGAAGGATTTACGCCTGCACAATCTATTCATTTACTCTCCAATCCTTTTGATCCTTATTTTACACCATGGTATGATCTAGATATCGATGCTAAGGAAACTAAAACTGCACGATATTTTTTTAAACCTACAAACTTCAGAAGCTTTTAA
- the pfkA gene encoding 6-phosphofructokinase yields the protein MKESAVKKIAVLTSGGDSPGMNAALRAVVRTANYYNIECYGVREGYNGLINNDFLKMGARSVKNIINQGGTILKSARSAEFRTKEGRQKAYDNCVKLGIDGLVCIGGDGTFTGAKIFNEEFGIRVIGVPGTIDNDIFGTDNTIGYDTALNTAMDAIDKIRDTATSHNRVFFVEVMGRDAGFIALNSGLATGALDILIPEKKDSIDELFTKFRDAEKTGKASSIVVVAEGEKLANVYELAEKTKQTFPDYDIRVAILGHMQRGGSPSCADRVLASRLGYGAVTGLMEGQTNVMAGMRSNDLTYTPIEEAIKKHNEINKDLLLISEILAI from the coding sequence ATGAAAGAGAGTGCTGTAAAAAAGATTGCAGTTCTTACTTCAGGAGGTGACTCTCCGGGTATGAATGCGGCGTTAAGAGCGGTAGTAAGAACCGCCAATTACTATAATATCGAATGCTACGGGGTGAGAGAAGGCTACAACGGTCTTATCAACAATGATTTCCTGAAAATGGGAGCCCGTTCCGTAAAAAATATAATCAACCAGGGTGGAACAATTCTAAAGTCTGCCAGATCTGCTGAATTCAGAACAAAAGAAGGCCGCCAGAAAGCTTATGACAATTGCGTAAAGCTTGGAATAGACGGATTGGTTTGTATTGGTGGAGACGGAACTTTCACCGGTGCAAAAATCTTTAATGAAGAATTCGGAATCAGAGTAATCGGTGTTCCTGGAACAATCGACAATGATATTTTCGGAACTGATAATACCATCGGATACGACACTGCTTTGAATACTGCAATGGATGCCATTGATAAAATCCGTGACACAGCAACTTCCCACAACAGAGTTTTCTTTGTAGAGGTAATGGGTCGTGATGCCGGTTTTATTGCATTAAACAGTGGATTGGCAACTGGAGCTTTGGATATTTTAATTCCTGAGAAAAAAGACAGTATTGATGAGCTTTTCACGAAATTCAGAGATGCTGAAAAAACCGGAAAGGCATCAAGCATTGTGGTGGTTGCAGAGGGTGAAAAACTTGCCAACGTATATGAACTTGCCGAAAAAACAAAGCAGACATTCCCTGATTATGACATTCGTGTAGCCATTTTGGGGCACATGCAGAGAGGAGGTTCTCCAAGCTGTGCAGACAGGGTTTTGGCAAGCAGACTAGGCTATGGCGCCGTAACAGGATTAATGGAAGGACAAACCAATGTAATGGCAGGAATGCGTTCTAACGATCTGACGTATACACCGATTGAAGAAGCCATTAAAAAACATAACGAAATCAATAAAGATCTTTTACTGATTTCAGAAATTTTAGCAATCTAA
- the gap gene encoding type I glyceraldehyde-3-phosphate dehydrogenase, whose translation MSTIKVGINGFGRIGRLVFRAMTERDNIEVVGINDLINAEYMAYMLKYDSVHGIFPGEVSVEGNDLVVNGKRIRVTAERDPNNLKWNEIGADYIVESTGLFLSKDTAQAHINAGAKKVILSAPSKDDTPMFVMGVNHKELTDDIKILSNASCTTNCLAPLAKVIHDNFGIVEGLMTTVHATTATQKTVDGPSVKDWRGGRAALNNIIPSSTGAAKAVGKVIPSLNGKLTGMSFRVPTVDVSVVDLTVRIDKAASYEEICSVIKAASEGELKGILGYTEDAVVSQDFVGDKRTSIFDKDAGIMLSPNFVKLVSWYDNEMGYSNKLVDMLVHAASL comes from the coding sequence ATGTCAACAATTAAAGTAGGTATCAACGGTTTTGGTAGAATTGGACGTCTTGTTTTCAGAGCAATGACTGAAAGAGACAACATTGAAGTTGTAGGAATCAATGACCTAATCAATGCAGAATACATGGCTTACATGTTAAAATATGACTCTGTACACGGTATTTTCCCAGGTGAAGTTTCTGTAGAAGGAAATGATCTTGTAGTAAACGGGAAAAGAATCAGAGTAACTGCTGAAAGAGATCCTAACAACCTAAAGTGGAATGAAATTGGTGCTGACTATATCGTAGAATCTACAGGTCTTTTCTTATCTAAAGATACTGCTCAGGCTCACATCAACGCTGGTGCTAAGAAAGTAATCCTTTCTGCTCCTTCTAAAGATGATACTCCAATGTTCGTAATGGGTGTAAACCACAAGGAACTTACTGATGATATCAAAATCTTGTCAAACGCTTCTTGTACTACAAACTGTTTAGCTCCTTTAGCTAAAGTGATCCACGATAACTTCGGAATCGTAGAAGGTTTAATGACAACTGTACACGCTACAACAGCTACTCAAAAGACTGTTGACGGTCCTTCAGTAAAAGACTGGAGAGGTGGTAGAGCTGCTCTGAACAATATCATCCCTTCTTCTACAGGTGCTGCTAAAGCAGTAGGAAAAGTAATCCCTTCTTTGAACGGAAAACTAACAGGTATGTCTTTCAGAGTACCAACTGTTGACGTTTCTGTAGTAGATTTAACAGTAAGAATTGACAAAGCTGCTTCTTATGAAGAGATCTGTTCAGTAATCAAAGCTGCTTCTGAAGGTGAATTGAAAGGTATCCTTGGATATACTGAAGATGCAGTAGTATCTCAGGACTTCGTAGGAGATAAGAGAACTTCTATCTTCGATAAAGATGCTGGTATCATGCTTTCTCCAAACTTTGTGAAACTTGTTTCTTGGTATGACAACGAAATGGGTTACTCTAACAAGTTAGTAGATATGCTTGTACACGCTGCTTCTTTATAA
- a CDS encoding response regulator transcription factor has translation MKKKHLTHAKKPHPLTKVWNDYPEILQNDNRILPVPVIEHLIGEIFAPGKFYYYVINFADSTICNHHEDILKIHGLNKYPIHLKEIIDLIHPDDIEFVMEAERMSIEKIKEINGFDYQQELKTSYCFRMRTSKGNYELFHHQALHTYKDEKGRLLQAVNIHTNIEHITHQNSYIVLVCGINGREDFHQMQWMEHSKLHESTPVIFTKREVEIINCIAKGYSTGEISDRLNISEETVRTHRKNILRKSDCRNSSELIKKTFEWGYL, from the coding sequence ATGAAGAAAAAACACCTGACTCATGCAAAAAAACCGCATCCCCTCACCAAAGTCTGGAATGACTATCCTGAAATTTTACAGAATGATAACAGAATACTACCCGTTCCCGTCATTGAACATCTTATAGGAGAAATCTTCGCGCCGGGAAAGTTCTATTATTATGTTATTAATTTTGCAGACAGTACCATCTGCAATCACCATGAAGACATTCTGAAAATACATGGGCTCAATAAATATCCTATACATCTGAAAGAGATTATAGACCTCATCCATCCCGACGACATAGAATTTGTCATGGAAGCTGAAAGAATGTCAATAGAAAAAATAAAAGAAATTAACGGCTTTGATTACCAGCAGGAACTGAAAACCAGCTACTGTTTCAGAATGAGAACTTCAAAAGGTAATTATGAACTGTTCCATCATCAGGCCTTACACACTTATAAAGATGAAAAAGGCAGGCTTTTGCAAGCGGTTAATATCCATACGAATATTGAACATATTACTCATCAAAATTCTTATATTGTGTTAGTCTGCGGAATTAACGGACGGGAAGATTTTCATCAGATGCAATGGATGGAGCATAGTAAACTTCATGAATCCACGCCTGTCATTTTCACTAAAAGAGAAGTTGAGATTATCAACTGTATTGCAAAAGGCTATTCCACAGGAGAAATATCCGATCGGTTGAATATCTCTGAAGAAACGGTACGTACTCACAGAAAAAATATTTTAAGAAAATCCGATTGTAGAAACAGCTCTGAACTCATCAAGAAAACGTTTGAATGGGGCTACCTATAA
- a CDS encoding oxygenase MpaB family protein produces MIQPRFKDAPHFRDFWESGNGKLLIEFSGAEVSFEKFEKFAPFFHHVDEIGDEVVRDVYFTKKFHEASREIEQYIRNGVSETDSVHESVKKLFTQTQKVPEWLDYNLLKSGAELCMRSNLDSLISLRDYCLIGGYDYAYLNKPLIVTEALKKGAVKRLSETLDFWVNATRYNALEVHAKGYEFAIKTRLIHSYARLSIKKHYKGWDTENWGEPINSWDMMATYIGFSLVFLHSLQKLGNSFSLEEEQGIFHLWKYVGYLLGIPEQLLPDNKKQATEYFYLWTSVQPPSDKDSVLLAHSLLNESLENPILKFEFQRKNLKYLHVCCTWFLLDDEVCKRLQIPEVPNKNLFPKSKILFNKIYDRIVSRDSRIKRGNKDQMKVLEDYLNITKNSNFH; encoded by the coding sequence ATGATACAACCACGATTTAAAGATGCTCCTCATTTCAGAGATTTCTGGGAAAGTGGAAATGGAAAACTGCTTATTGAATTTTCCGGAGCAGAAGTAAGTTTTGAAAAATTTGAAAAATTCGCTCCTTTTTTTCATCATGTGGACGAGATTGGTGATGAGGTGGTAAGAGATGTTTATTTTACTAAAAAATTTCATGAGGCATCCAGGGAAATTGAACAGTACATCAGAAATGGAGTTTCGGAAACAGATTCAGTTCATGAAAGTGTAAAAAAGCTGTTCACCCAAACTCAGAAAGTTCCTGAATGGCTTGATTACAATTTACTCAAAAGCGGTGCTGAGCTCTGCATGAGAAGCAACCTGGATTCTCTGATCTCGTTGAGAGATTATTGTCTGATCGGTGGTTATGACTACGCTTACCTCAACAAACCCCTTATTGTTACAGAGGCATTAAAAAAGGGTGCGGTAAAACGTCTTTCGGAAACATTAGATTTCTGGGTAAATGCTACCCGTTACAATGCACTGGAAGTTCACGCAAAAGGATATGAATTTGCTATAAAAACCCGCCTGATCCATTCTTACGCAAGACTTTCCATAAAAAAACATTATAAAGGCTGGGATACAGAAAACTGGGGTGAGCCCATCAATTCATGGGATATGATGGCAACGTATATCGGTTTCAGTCTTGTCTTTCTTCACAGCCTTCAAAAATTGGGTAATAGTTTTTCCCTTGAGGAAGAACAGGGAATTTTTCACCTTTGGAAATACGTAGGTTATCTTCTGGGAATTCCGGAACAGCTTCTCCCTGACAATAAAAAACAGGCTACTGAATATTTTTATTTATGGACTTCTGTTCAACCTCCATCTGATAAAGATTCTGTTCTTCTTGCCCATTCTTTGCTGAATGAATCTCTGGAAAATCCAATTTTAAAATTTGAATTCCAAAGGAAAAATTTAAAATATCTACACGTATGCTGTACCTGGTTTCTGTTGGATGATGAAGTCTGCAAAAGGCTGCAGATCCCGGAAGTTCCCAACAAAAACTTATTTCCAAAATCAAAGATACTTTTCAACAAAATTTATGACAGAATCGTAAGCCGTGATTCCAGAATAAAAAGAGGAAATAAGGATCAGATGAAGGTACTGGAAGATTATCTGAATATCACCAAGAATTCAAATTTCCATTAA
- the recA gene encoding recombinase RecA, with product MSNIDDKKKALALVLDKLDKTYGKGTVMTLGDESIDNTIEVIPSGSLGLDIALGIGGYPKGRIIEIYGPESSGKTTLTLHAIAEAQKAGGIAAFIDAEHAFDRTYAAKLGIDLENLIISQPDNGEQALEIADNLIRSGAIDIVVIDSVAALTPKAEIEGEMGDSKMGLHARLMSQALRKLTATISRTKCTVIFINQLREKIGVMFGNPETTTGGNALKFYASVRIDIRKASAPIKQGDEAIGSRVKVKIVKNKVAPPFKQAEFDIMYGEGVSKVGEILDTAVDMGIVKKSGSWFSYEETKLGQGRDAVKDVLKDNPDLSEELENKIKEEMKNK from the coding sequence ATGAGTAACATTGATGATAAGAAAAAAGCACTTGCTCTAGTGCTTGACAAATTAGATAAAACATACGGAAAGGGAACAGTAATGACTTTAGGTGATGAATCTATAGACAATACAATAGAAGTAATTCCTTCCGGTTCTTTAGGATTAGATATCGCATTAGGTATCGGCGGATATCCAAAAGGAAGAATCATTGAAATATACGGCCCTGAATCTTCAGGTAAAACAACATTAACCCTTCATGCTATTGCTGAAGCTCAAAAAGCAGGTGGTATAGCAGCATTTATTGATGCAGAGCACGCTTTCGACAGAACATATGCTGCGAAACTAGGAATTGATCTGGAAAACCTTATCATTTCTCAGCCGGATAACGGAGAACAGGCTTTAGAAATTGCAGATAACCTTATCCGTTCAGGAGCTATTGATATTGTTGTCATTGACTCTGTTGCTGCTCTTACTCCAAAAGCAGAGATTGAAGGTGAAATGGGAGATTCTAAAATGGGTCTTCACGCAAGATTGATGTCTCAGGCATTAAGAAAGCTTACAGCTACTATTTCAAGAACAAAATGTACAGTGATCTTCATTAACCAGTTGAGAGAAAAGATCGGGGTAATGTTCGGAAATCCTGAAACAACTACCGGAGGTAATGCTCTTAAGTTCTACGCTTCTGTAAGAATTGATATCAGAAAAGCCAGCGCGCCTATCAAACAAGGTGATGAGGCTATCGGTAGCCGTGTGAAAGTAAAGATTGTGAAAAACAAAGTAGCACCTCCTTTCAAGCAGGCAGAATTCGATATCATGTATGGTGAAGGAGTTTCTAAAGTAGGTGAAATTCTTGATACTGCAGTAGATATGGGAATCGTAAAGAAAAGCGGATCTTGGTTCAGCTACGAAGAGACCAAACTTGGTCAGGGACGTGATGCTGTAAAAGATGTTTTAAAAGACAATCCGGATCTTTCTGAGGAATTGGAGAACAAGATCAAGGAAGAAATGAAAAACAAATAA